In Candidatus Brocadia sp., one genomic interval encodes:
- the xseA gene encoding exodeoxyribonuclease VII large subunit, translated as MNFNQVLPLLLDTTKSRNKILTISELTRRIRGSLEQEFFNLWVVGEVSNLRRPTSGHVYLTLKDTDAQLQAVMFKTVANSIKFEVRDGMEILAFGSVTVYEARGQYQLIIERIEPKGIGALQLAFLQLKERLEKEGLFDPAHKKPLPVLPKKIAIVTSLTGAAIRDILNVINRRFARVEILIYPVKVQGEGAAQEIAQAITDLNAISDIDVMIVGRGGGSLEDLWAFNEEVVARSIYASKIPVISAVGHEIDVTISDLVADKRALTPTEAGELVVPRYDQVKDSVEKIKTRLIQALYNKILLIRTRLQRINNSFSFKRPFDKIFRLQQDLDEVAQRLVTAGKHTMELERERLTGLANRLDSVSPLKVLNRGYSITTSEENDKPIKSIEGLTIGQRLKTRFFNGGIVSSVVEILKNEV; from the coding sequence ATGAACTTTAATCAAGTGTTACCTTTATTACTGGATACAACAAAAAGTCGAAACAAGATACTGACAATTTCTGAACTTACCCGGAGGATACGTGGTTCACTCGAACAAGAATTTTTTAACTTGTGGGTCGTAGGAGAAGTATCTAATTTAAGGCGACCTACATCAGGACATGTGTATCTGACACTGAAAGATACCGATGCACAACTTCAAGCCGTTATGTTCAAAACCGTTGCGAACAGTATAAAGTTTGAGGTAAGGGATGGGATGGAGATTTTGGCTTTTGGTTCAGTTACTGTTTACGAGGCCCGTGGTCAGTATCAATTGATTATTGAACGTATTGAGCCAAAAGGGATTGGTGCATTGCAACTGGCGTTTTTACAGTTAAAGGAGCGTCTTGAAAAAGAAGGTCTATTTGACCCCGCACATAAAAAGCCGCTTCCTGTGCTTCCGAAAAAAATTGCCATTGTGACATCTTTGACGGGCGCTGCAATCAGAGACATCTTAAATGTAATTAACAGACGATTTGCAAGGGTGGAAATTCTCATCTATCCGGTAAAGGTACAGGGTGAAGGTGCAGCGCAGGAAATTGCACAGGCAATTACTGATTTGAATGCTATTTCCGATATTGACGTAATGATTGTAGGAAGGGGGGGCGGTAGTTTAGAGGATTTGTGGGCCTTTAATGAAGAAGTGGTTGCACGAAGCATTTATGCCTCGAAAATTCCTGTTATTTCAGCCGTAGGCCATGAAATTGATGTGACTATTTCAGACTTAGTTGCTGACAAGAGGGCACTTACACCTACCGAGGCGGGTGAGTTGGTTGTTCCTCGGTATGACCAGGTAAAAGATTCGGTAGAAAAAATTAAGACTAGACTTATACAAGCATTGTATAATAAAATATTGCTTATCAGAACCAGATTGCAGAGGATTAATAACAGTTTTTCGTTTAAAAGACCATTCGATAAGATATTCAGGCTACAGCAGGATTTGGACGAAGTTGCACAACGGCTCGTTACTGCAGGCAAACATACCATGGAATTAGAACGTGAACGACTGACCGGTTTGGCAAACAGATTGGACAGTGTGAGTCCGTTAAAAGTGTTAAACAGAGGTTATTCTATTACTACAAGTGAAGAAAATGACAAACCCATTAAGTCAATTGAAGGATTAACTATTGGTCAAAGGCTGAAGACACGGTTTTTTAATGGTGGTATTGTATCTTCAGTTGTTGAGATTTTGAAGAACGAAGTGTGA
- the dxs gene encoding 1-deoxy-D-xylulose-5-phosphate synthase → MSKILDCIEYPEDLKKLKLEDLPRLATEIRELIVDVVSKNPGHLSSNLGVVELTIALHYCFDFKRDKIVWDVGHQAYVHKILTGRKSRFSTLRQYKGLSGFPDKNESVYDPFTCGHSGNAISAALGMACADAILGYKRSIVAVVGDGAIGAGMSLEALNHAGDLKKNVLVILNDNEMSISNTVGAFSKYLNKIRTAPLFADLKKEARNLLSLLPVFGKPVEKTLEHIVELIRRGATPGQIFVDLGFNYFGPIDGHDFRILIETLNDIKHLEGPVLLHVATEKGRGFEPACQNPTQYHSAGKFEMCDGKIKQSSNDAKKISYTNVFGDTLVELAKTDLKIAGITAAMPDGTGMVSFGKKFPDRFYDVGICEQHAVGLANGLSAGGLKPVVAIYSTFLQRAYDQVFHDVCLQRNKVVFVLDRAGIVGNDGPTHNGVFDIAYLRNLPEIVLMAPKDGNELKSMLKLALDSDQTVAIRYPKEDVPDEKLNSHYKTFEIGKSEVLREGTDGVLLAYGAMVYRCLQAAEKLSEKGIEVTVVNARFAKPLDKELILKLVRNHKLIITVEDHVLMGGFGSAVLELVSDEKENIGKIVRMGIPDRFVEHGPRNLILKNIGLDEDGIADKFIATLGFVDIHNTFAKTGKRRLTV, encoded by the coding sequence ATGAGTAAGATATTGGATTGTATTGAATATCCGGAAGATTTGAAGAAGTTAAAGCTGGAGGATTTGCCCAGGCTCGCAACGGAAATTCGGGAATTAATCGTAGACGTTGTTTCAAAAAATCCAGGTCATCTTTCTTCCAACCTCGGTGTAGTTGAATTAACCATTGCGCTCCATTATTGTTTCGATTTTAAGAGGGATAAAATTGTGTGGGATGTCGGCCACCAGGCATATGTTCACAAGATTCTCACTGGTCGGAAATCGAGATTTTCAACCTTAAGACAATATAAGGGGCTCAGCGGTTTCCCGGATAAAAATGAGAGTGTTTATGATCCCTTTACGTGTGGTCATAGCGGGAACGCCATATCGGCTGCACTAGGGATGGCCTGCGCCGATGCAATTCTTGGATACAAGAGATCGATTGTGGCCGTTGTGGGTGATGGCGCTATAGGGGCGGGGATGTCTTTGGAGGCGTTAAACCATGCGGGTGATCTGAAGAAGAATGTGTTGGTGATATTAAACGATAATGAGATGTCGATATCCAATACCGTGGGTGCTTTTTCAAAATATTTGAACAAAATCAGGACTGCTCCGCTATTTGCCGATCTTAAAAAAGAAGCTCGTAATTTACTGAGCCTTTTGCCAGTATTTGGCAAACCAGTTGAAAAGACGCTGGAACACATTGTTGAGTTAATAAGACGGGGAGCTACCCCGGGTCAGATATTTGTAGACCTTGGATTTAATTATTTTGGTCCCATTGACGGGCACGATTTCCGGATATTGATAGAAACATTGAATGATATAAAGCATCTCGAAGGTCCGGTGCTTTTACATGTAGCAACTGAAAAAGGTCGTGGATTTGAGCCGGCATGTCAGAATCCAACACAATACCACAGTGCCGGCAAGTTTGAAATGTGCGACGGAAAAATTAAACAGTCCTCAAACGATGCCAAAAAGATTTCTTACACAAATGTTTTCGGAGATACCCTGGTGGAACTGGCAAAAACCGACCTTAAAATAGCAGGTATTACGGCTGCCATGCCTGACGGAACCGGCATGGTTTCTTTTGGGAAAAAATTTCCAGACCGGTTTTATGATGTTGGAATTTGTGAACAGCATGCCGTGGGTTTGGCTAACGGATTGTCTGCGGGTGGACTGAAACCTGTAGTTGCTATCTACTCAACATTCTTGCAGCGGGCTTATGATCAGGTCTTTCATGATGTTTGTCTGCAAAGGAATAAAGTTGTGTTTGTGCTGGATAGAGCAGGAATTGTGGGGAATGATGGCCCCACGCATAATGGTGTATTTGATATTGCTTATCTGCGTAATCTGCCGGAAATTGTCTTGATGGCGCCAAAGGACGGGAATGAGTTAAAGTCTATGCTAAAGCTTGCTTTAGATTCAGACCAAACTGTTGCGATCCGATATCCCAAAGAGGATGTTCCTGACGAAAAACTTAATTCACATTATAAGACGTTTGAGATTGGAAAGTCTGAGGTGTTGAGAGAGGGGACAGATGGTGTGCTTCTTGCTTACGGTGCCATGGTGTATCGATGCTTGCAGGCTGCGGAAAAGCTGAGTGAAAAAGGCATAGAGGTAACGGTAGTTAATGCAAGGTTTGCCAAACCCCTTGACAAAGAACTTATTTTGAAGTTAGTCAGGAACCATAAATTGATAATCACGGTAGAAGATCATGTACTGATGGGTGGTTTTGGTTCCGCGGTACTTGAGCTTGTTTCTGATGAAAAGGAAAACATCGGTAAAATCGTGAGAATGGGTATTCCCGATCGTTTTGTTGAACATGGACCTCGGAATCTGATATTGAAAAATATTGGTTTGGATGAGGATGGAATTGCTGATAAATTTATTGCAACGCTTGGGTTCGTGGATATACACAATACATTTGCCAAGACAGGAAAGCGACGTTTGACTGTATAA
- a CDS encoding exodeoxyribonuclease VII small subunit gives MAKIKFEDALKGLEDIVERLEKGDMSLDETLSGYEEGIKLYKQCVVLLEDAEKKIQILVKGENGAFRTKDFGIETAQNDNSK, from the coding sequence ATGGCAAAGATAAAATTTGAGGATGCATTAAAAGGATTAGAAGATATTGTAGAACGGCTCGAAAAAGGAGATATGTCACTTGATGAAACCTTGTCCGGATACGAAGAGGGGATTAAACTGTATAAACAGTGTGTCGTCCTGTTAGAAGATGCGGAAAAAAAGATTCAGATCCTGGTGAAAGGTGAAAACGGTGCCTTCCGTACCAAAGATTTTGGGATTGAAACGGCCCAGAATGACAATTCAAAATGA
- a CDS encoding TIGR00282 family metallophosphoesterase, with the protein MKINVLVIGDIVGKPGRVILKDKLKSFIDKEDIHFCIANGENAAAGAGITGEIAAELFSYGVDVITTGDHVWDKKEILPALETNKSILRPANYSPLAIGKGYVVKNSRMGNPVGVINLLGRVFMKPIDCPFRASDEILKNISKEAKIIFVDMHAEATSEKIAMGWYLDGKVSAVVGTHTHVPTADEKILPKGTAFISDLGMTGPHESVLGRKIECVVKAIVTQMPTRFDVADKDIRINGVKVVVDSQTGNAESIRRIEVKEGD; encoded by the coding sequence ATGAAAATTAACGTCTTGGTTATTGGTGACATTGTGGGGAAACCGGGTCGTGTTATATTGAAGGATAAGTTAAAATCATTCATCGACAAGGAAGACATACACTTTTGCATTGCAAATGGAGAAAACGCAGCAGCAGGAGCGGGGATAACAGGGGAAATAGCAGCAGAATTATTTTCTTATGGTGTTGATGTTATAACCACGGGTGACCATGTGTGGGATAAAAAGGAAATATTGCCAGCACTGGAGACCAATAAAAGTATCCTGAGACCTGCAAATTATTCACCTCTGGCAATAGGAAAAGGCTATGTTGTGAAGAATTCCAGAATGGGCAATCCTGTTGGGGTGATTAACTTATTGGGACGGGTGTTTATGAAACCGATAGATTGTCCTTTCCGGGCTTCTGATGAGATTTTGAAAAATATTTCAAAAGAGGCAAAAATCATCTTTGTGGATATGCATGCAGAAGCAACTTCAGAAAAGATTGCCATGGGATGGTATCTGGATGGTAAGGTGAGTGCTGTTGTCGGCACCCATACCCATGTGCCTACCGCAGATGAAAAAATTTTGCCCAAAGGAACGGCATTTATCAGCGATTTGGGGATGACGGGGCCTCATGAGTCAGTCCTGGGGAGAAAGATTGAGTGTGTAGTAAAGGCTATTGTGACACAGATGCCCACTCGATTTGATGTGGCAGATAAAGATATCCGGATAAATGGTGTGAAGGTGGTTGTGGATAGCCAGACGGGAAACGCAGAAAGCATACGGAGAATCGAAGTTAAAGAAGGTGATTAA